The following proteins are encoded in a genomic region of Palaemon carinicauda isolate YSFRI2023 chromosome 19, ASM3689809v2, whole genome shotgun sequence:
- the LOC137658347 gene encoding cuticle protein AMP4-like, whose amino-acid sequence MKLILIASLVAAVAMTDERPLASPVIAILKNEQHTPDEFGNHNSDFEAANGIEVHISGSQGESGGANVIGSWSYPLEDGTIASLKFVADENGYQPESDLLPVAPHFPHPIPQFVLDQIEFARLEDERRARAGISAEE is encoded by the exons ATGAAACTG ATCCTTATTGCCTCCCTTGTAGCAGCCGTTGCTATGACTGACGAGCGGCCCTTGGCGAGCCCGGTTATCGCCATCCTGAAGAACGAACAACACACCCCGGATGAGTTCGGAAATCACAACAGCGACTTCGAAGCCGCAAACGGAATCGAAGTCCACATCTCGGGATCCCAGGGAGAGAGTGGTGGAGCCAATGTCATTGGATCATGGAG CTACCCTCTGGAAGATGGAACCATCGCCAGCCTCAAGTTCGTGGCCGACGAGAACGGATACCAGCCCGAGTCTGACCTCCTGCCCGTGGCCCCACACTTCCCCCACCCCATCCCACAGTTTGTCCTCGACCAGATCGAGTTCGCCAGACTCGAAGACGAACGAAGGGCCCGAGCAGGAATCAGTGCTGAAGAATAA
- the LOC137659269 gene encoding cuticle protein AM1239-like — MFESTTSEKNRIPNKDYPTVLTVTLNRRGLRVKTFNWNIPTLVIPSPIRPLPSESHPTHLSVPLKLVAALLVASVVADKVPFTNPRLATILKNEQHTPDEFGNHNSDFETENGIEVHISGSQGESGGANVIGSWSYVQDDGSLASLKFVADEFGYQPESDLLPVAPHFPHPIPQFVLDQIEFARLEDERRAREGFSAED, encoded by the exons atgTTTGAATCGACCACATCGGAGAAAAACCGAATTCCAAACAAGGACTACCCAACtgtcttgaccgtgaccttgaacagGAGGGGGTTAAGag TAAAAACATTCAATTGGAACATTCCAACGCTTGTTATTCCTTCCCCCATTCGACCGCTTCCATCTGAGTCTCATCCAACCCATCTCTCTGTCCCTCTGAAGTTAGTAGCCGCCCTCCTCGTGGCCTCAGTCGTGGCAGACAAGGTGCCCTTCACCAACCCGAGGTTGGCCACCATCCTCAAGAACGAACAACACACCCCGGACGAGTTCGGAAACCACAACAGCGACTTCGAGACCGAGAACGGAATCGAGGTTCACATCTCGGGATCCCAGGGAGAGTCCGGAGGCGCCAATGTCATTGGCTCATGGAG CTATGTCCAGGACGACGGTAGCCTCGCCAGCCTCAAGTTCGTGGCCGACGAGTTCGGATACCAGCCCGAGTCTGACCTCCTGCCCGTGGCCCCACACTTCCCCCACCCCATCccacagttcgtcctcgaccagatcgagtTCGCCAGACTCGAGGACGAGCGAAGAGCCCGAGAAGGATTCAGCGCCGAAGATTAG
- the LOC137658346 gene encoding cuticle protein AM1159-like, translated as MKLFVAALLVASVVADKVPFTNPRLATILKNEQHTPDEFGNHNSDFETENGIEVHISGSQGESGGANVIGSWSYVQDDGSLASLKFVADEFGYQPESDLLPVAPHFPHPIPQFVLDQIEFARLEDERRAREGVSAED; from the exons ATGAAGCTG TTCGTAGCCGCCCTCCTCGTGGCCTCAGTCGTGGCAGACAAGGTGCCCTTCACCAACCCGAGGTTGGCCACCATCCTCAAGAACGAACAACACACCCCGGACGAGTTCGGAAACCACAACAGCGACTTCGAGACCGAGAACGGAATCGAGGTTCACATCTCGGGATCCCAGGGAGAGTCCGGAGGCGCCAATGTGATTGGCTCATGGAG CTACGTCCAGGACGACGGTAGCCTCGCCAGCCTCAAGTTCGTGGCCGACGAGTTCGGATACCAGCCCGAGTCTGACCTTCTGCCCGTGGCGCCACACTTCCCCCACCCCATCCCACAGTTCGTTCTCGACCAGATCGAGTTCGCCAGACTCGAGGACGAGCGAAGAGCACGAGAAGGAGTCAGCGCCGAAGATTAG